One window from the genome of Euzebyales bacterium encodes:
- a CDS encoding ATP-binding cassette domain-containing protein, translating to MRRSSELAVEASGLVRTFKSVRAVDGVDLAIPTGGVYGVLGPNGAGKTTTLRMLATLLRPDAGYARVLGHDVVREADAVRGRVSLTGQFASVDEDLTGFENLVLIARLVGFRRTGAGVRARELLEAFGLADAAARQVKKYSGGMQRRLDIAVSIVVTPQLVFLDEPTTGLDPRSRGQVWGIVRALVAGGTTVLLTTQYLDEADKLADRIAVIDAGRVIAEGSTGQLKASVGAGSLRVRIQDQARRPEAERLLSRALGVPVHREADPAGLSARLADPDRAAHALTELGRAGVITTEFALGQPSLDEVFLTLTGRPAETTSEPDTDRTGGAHVDGVAS from the coding sequence GTGAGGCGCTCGAGTGAACTCGCAGTCGAAGCGTCGGGGCTGGTCAGGACCTTTAAGTCCGTGCGGGCCGTCGATGGCGTCGACCTGGCCATCCCGACCGGTGGGGTGTACGGGGTGCTGGGACCCAATGGCGCTGGCAAGACGACGACGCTGCGGATGCTCGCCACATTGCTGCGGCCCGACGCCGGCTACGCCAGGGTCCTCGGGCACGACGTGGTGCGTGAGGCGGATGCTGTGCGTGGCCGGGTGAGCCTGACAGGCCAGTTCGCCTCGGTCGACGAGGACCTCACGGGGTTCGAGAACCTCGTGCTGATCGCCCGTCTCGTTGGCTTTCGACGCACCGGAGCCGGCGTTCGCGCACGTGAGTTGCTGGAGGCGTTCGGGCTGGCGGACGCGGCGGCGCGACAGGTCAAGAAGTATTCGGGCGGGATGCAGCGACGCCTGGACATCGCGGTCTCGATCGTGGTGACGCCCCAACTGGTGTTCCTCGACGAGCCCACCACCGGCCTGGATCCCCGCAGTCGCGGGCAGGTGTGGGGCATCGTCCGGGCGCTCGTCGCCGGCGGAACGACCGTGTTGCTGACCACCCAGTACCTGGACGAGGCCGACAAGCTCGCTGACCGGATCGCGGTCATCGACGCCGGCAGGGTCATCGCCGAGGGCAGCACCGGTCAACTCAAGGCGTCGGTCGGTGCGGGCTCGCTGCGAGTCCGGATCCAAGATCAGGCGCGCCGTCCCGAAGCCGAACGGCTGCTGTCCCGGGCACTCGGCGTGCCGGTGCACCGGGAGGCCGATCCCGCGGGGTTGTCGGCCCGGTTGGCCGACCCGGACCGGGCCGCCCACGCCCTGACCGAGCTCGGCCGCGCTGGCGTGATCACGACCGAGTTCGCCCTGGGCCAACCCAGCCTCGACGAGGTGTTCCTGAC